In Streptomyces sp. SID8374, one genomic interval encodes:
- a CDS encoding VOC family protein: protein MAQMIFVNLPVKDLETTRGFFEKLGYAINPQFSDDKTACVVISDTIFVMLLTEPRFKEFTKKDVADASKTTEVILALSADSREKVDELADAALAAGGFPAGETQDLGFMYGRSFQDPDHHIWEVIWMDPAAAEGEG from the coding sequence ATGGCTCAGATGATTTTCGTGAATCTGCCGGTGAAGGACCTGGAGACCACGAGGGGTTTCTTCGAGAAGCTCGGCTATGCCATCAATCCGCAGTTCAGCGACGACAAGACCGCGTGTGTGGTCATCAGCGACACGATCTTCGTCATGCTGCTGACGGAGCCGCGCTTCAAGGAGTTCACCAAGAAGGATGTCGCGGACGCGTCGAAGACGACCGAGGTCATCCTCGCCCTGAGCGCCGACAGCCGCGAGAAGGTCGACGAACTCGCCGACGCGGCGCTGGCGGCCGGCGGGTTCCCGGCGGGCGAGACGCAGGACCTGGGCTTCATGTACGGCCGCTCGTTCCAGGACCCCGACCACCACATCTGGGAGGTCATCTGGATGGACCCGGCCGCCGCCGAGGGCGAGGGCTGA
- a CDS encoding sirohydrochlorin chelatase yields MTEPSTQQPRRSPLPPTDTHSGGRSTVPLDTTAQLLTRVTAQLSTQLSLVSRNGTRRPMPRTRPPAPLRLPTAPPTLVVVAHGSRDPQALRTVLALLDRVRDLRPGLDVRLGHIELNRPLLPDTLDGLRGADAVLVPLLLGRGHHVKHDLPAAAAAAPAVRTRIAAPLGPHPLLVEAVYGRLVEAGWDPADQGSHRTAVVLAAAGSRDPDSAQDTRRTARMLAERLGGVPVVPAYSSATTPTVPAALRALAARGRHRTFVASYFTAPGRFASAAASAAPGTAALPLGAHPAMARLLLHRYDQALSATAPSEMVSLLASA; encoded by the coding sequence ATGACGGAGCCGTCCACGCAGCAGCCCCGCCGGTCACCGCTTCCGCCCACCGACACCCACAGCGGCGGCCGCTCCACCGTGCCCCTCGACACCACCGCGCAGCTCCTCACCCGCGTCACCGCCCAGCTCTCCACCCAGCTCAGCCTCGTCTCCCGGAACGGAACCCGCAGGCCCATGCCCCGCACCCGGCCACCCGCCCCGCTCCGGCTGCCCACCGCCCCGCCCACTCTCGTCGTCGTCGCCCACGGCAGCCGCGACCCGCAGGCCCTGCGGACCGTCCTCGCGCTCCTGGACCGGGTCCGCGACCTGCGCCCCGGCCTCGACGTCCGCCTCGGCCACATCGAGTTGAACCGGCCGCTGCTCCCCGACACCCTGGACGGCCTGCGCGGGGCCGACGCCGTCCTCGTACCGCTGCTCCTGGGGCGCGGCCACCACGTCAAGCACGACCTGCCCGCCGCAGCGGCCGCCGCCCCCGCCGTACGCACCCGGATCGCCGCCCCCCTCGGGCCGCACCCGCTGCTGGTGGAGGCGGTGTACGGGCGGCTCGTGGAGGCGGGCTGGGACCCCGCCGACCAGGGGAGCCACCGGACCGCCGTGGTCCTCGCCGCCGCCGGGTCCCGCGACCCCGACTCCGCCCAGGACACCCGTCGTACGGCCCGGATGCTCGCCGAGCGGCTCGGCGGGGTGCCCGTCGTCCCGGCGTACTCCTCCGCCACGACCCCCACCGTCCCCGCCGCGCTGCGCGCCCTGGCCGCCCGGGGCCGGCACCGTACCTTCGTCGCCTCGTACTTCACCGCCCCCGGCCGCTTCGCGAGCGCCGCCGCGAGCGCCGCGCCGGGCACCGCCGCCCTTCCGCTCGGCGCCCACCCGGCGATGGCCCGCCTCCTCCTCCACCGCTACGACCAGGCACTGTCCGCCACCGCACCCTCCGAGATGGTGAGCTTGCTCGCTTCCGCCTGA
- the cutA gene encoding divalent-cation tolerance protein CutA, with translation MTAPPAWLTVLTTTDSEEKAHELAQGAVEARLAACAQISAPVTSVYRWQNAIESSEEWQVLFKTAAERYEELEEYLQTAHDYDTPEIIAIPVIRGSARYLGWVTAETAPAAAL, from the coding sequence ATGACAGCGCCGCCAGCATGGCTGACCGTACTGACCACGACCGACAGCGAGGAGAAGGCCCACGAGCTGGCCCAGGGGGCGGTGGAGGCCCGGCTGGCAGCCTGTGCGCAGATCTCCGCGCCCGTCACCTCGGTCTACCGGTGGCAGAACGCCATCGAGTCGTCCGAGGAGTGGCAGGTGCTGTTCAAGACGGCCGCCGAGCGCTACGAGGAGCTGGAGGAGTACCTCCAGACGGCACACGACTACGACACCCCCGAGATCATCGCCATCCCGGTCATCCGGGGCAGCGCCCGCTACCTCGGCTGGGTCACGGCGGAGACGGCCCCCGCAGCCGCCCTGTGA
- a CDS encoding TSUP family transporter — protein MPDITLTTLVLLCLAAAAAGWIDAVVGGGGLLLLPALLLGLPNVPAAHVLGTNKAVAIVGTSGAAITYARRAPVQVGLAVRVGLMALTGSMAGAFFAAGISSEVLRPVIMVALLGVAAFVLLRPSFGTAAAGDTDARPVTRARIVTAIVLVGGGIGFYDGLFGPGTGTFLVLALTAVLHLDLVTASATAKIVNVCTNAGALAMFAYQGTVLWQLAALMALFNLAGAMAGARMALSRGSGFVRAVLLTVVFSLVAKLGYDQWTA, from the coding sequence ATGCCCGACATCACCCTCACCACCCTGGTCCTCCTCTGCCTGGCCGCGGCCGCCGCAGGCTGGATCGACGCGGTGGTGGGCGGCGGCGGGCTGCTGCTCCTGCCCGCCCTGCTGCTCGGCCTGCCGAACGTGCCGGCCGCCCATGTCCTCGGCACCAACAAGGCCGTCGCGATCGTCGGCACCTCGGGCGCCGCGATCACCTATGCGCGGAGGGCCCCGGTACAGGTGGGGCTGGCGGTACGGGTGGGGCTGATGGCGCTCACCGGGTCGATGGCCGGGGCGTTCTTCGCCGCCGGGATCAGCAGCGAGGTGCTACGCCCGGTGATCATGGTGGCGCTGCTCGGGGTCGCCGCCTTCGTCCTGCTGCGCCCGTCGTTCGGCACGGCGGCGGCGGGCGACACCGACGCCCGCCCGGTCACCCGGGCCCGGATCGTCACCGCGATCGTGCTGGTCGGCGGCGGGATCGGCTTCTACGACGGCCTGTTCGGGCCGGGCACCGGCACCTTCCTGGTCCTGGCCCTCACCGCCGTGCTCCACCTGGACCTGGTGACCGCCTCCGCCACCGCCAAGATCGTCAACGTGTGCACGAACGCGGGGGCGCTGGCGATGTTCGCGTACCAGGGCACGGTCCTGTGGCAGCTGGCCGCCCTGATGGCCCTCTTCAACCTGGCGGGCGCGATGGCGGGGGCGCGGATGGCGCTGAGCCGGGGGAGCGGCTTCGTCCGGGCGGTGCTGCTGACGGTGGTGTTCTCGCTGGTGGCGAAGTTGGGCTACGACCAGTGGACGGCGTAG
- a CDS encoding alkaline phosphatase PhoX produces MERRTFLRTAVVGTSAAAFGGTLWRGAASAAPAQPAPGPYGALQAANGNGIQLPSGFTSRIIARSGQTVSGTSYRWHSAPDGGATYADGSGWIYVSNAEVSSGSGGGASAVRFNSSGTVTSAYRILSGTNNNCAGGSTPWNTWLSCEEVTRGYVYETDPWGVNAAVQRPALGRFKHEAAAADPDHGYIYLTEDETDGRFYRFRPTTWGNLSSGTLQVLVAGTATSGPVTWANVPDPAASSTQTRHQVSGAKVFNGGEGCFYAAGTCWFTTKGDNRVWAYNANTSSISLTYDASLVTGGSAPLTGVDNVTRAGSGDLYVAEDGGNMEICLITPNDTVAPFLRITGQSGSEITGPAFSPDGRRLYFSSQRGTSGSSSGGITYEVTGPFRS; encoded by the coding sequence GTGGAACGTCGGACCTTCTTGCGCACGGCGGTGGTCGGCACCTCGGCGGCGGCCTTCGGCGGCACCCTGTGGCGCGGCGCCGCCTCCGCCGCACCCGCCCAGCCGGCCCCCGGCCCGTACGGCGCGCTACAGGCGGCCAACGGCAACGGCATCCAGCTGCCGAGCGGCTTCACCAGCCGCATCATCGCCCGGTCGGGGCAGACCGTGTCGGGCACGTCGTACCGGTGGCACAGCGCCCCCGACGGCGGGGCGACCTACGCCGACGGCTCGGGCTGGATCTACGTCTCCAACGCCGAGGTCTCCTCGGGCAGCGGCGGCGGGGCGAGCGCCGTGCGGTTCAACTCCTCGGGCACGGTGACGTCCGCGTACCGCATCCTGTCGGGGACGAACAACAACTGCGCGGGCGGCTCCACCCCGTGGAACACCTGGCTCTCCTGCGAGGAGGTCACCCGGGGGTACGTCTACGAGACCGACCCGTGGGGCGTGAACGCGGCCGTGCAGCGGCCCGCGCTCGGCCGGTTCAAGCACGAGGCGGCAGCGGCGGACCCCGACCACGGCTACATCTACCTCACCGAGGACGAGACCGACGGCCGTTTCTACCGCTTCCGCCCCACCACCTGGGGCAACCTGTCCAGCGGCACGCTCCAGGTCCTGGTGGCGGGTACGGCCACCTCGGGCCCGGTGACCTGGGCCAACGTTCCGGACCCGGCCGCCTCCTCGACCCAGACCCGCCACCAGGTCTCCGGCGCCAAGGTCTTCAACGGCGGCGAGGGCTGCTTCTACGCGGCGGGCACCTGCTGGTTCACCACCAAGGGCGACAACCGGGTGTGGGCGTACAACGCGAACACCTCGTCGATCTCCCTGACGTACGACGCCTCGCTGGTGACGGGCGGCTCGGCCCCGCTCACCGGGGTCGACAACGTCACCCGGGCCGGCTCCGGCGATCTGTACGTGGCGGAGGACGGCGGAAACATGGAGATCTGCCTGATCACGCCGAACGATACGGTGGCCCCGTTCCTGCGGATCACCGGCCAGTCCGGTTCGGAGATCACCGGTCCGGCGTTCTCCCCGGACGGCAGGCGGCTCTACTTCTCCTCGCAGCGCGGCACCAGCGGCAGCTCGTCCGGTGGCATCACGTACGAGGTGACGGGCCCGTTCCGCAGCTGA
- a CDS encoding NAD(P)H-dependent oxidoreductase, whose amino-acid sequence MDTTSAPTTSPAPLKVAVILGSNREGRFGPVIADWFLDRAARYDGIETELVDVVTARLPDALSFSPSPEDAARVAAVSTQLAAADAFVVLTPEYNHSFPAPLKNLIDWHRAEWQAKPVGFVSYGGRSGGLRAVEQLRQVFAEMHTVSVRDTVSFHNAGALFDDEGNHRDPADVDAAAKALLDQLVWWGNALRDARNRHPYSA is encoded by the coding sequence ATGGACACCACATCCGCACCCACGACATCCCCCGCCCCCCTCAAGGTCGCCGTCATCCTCGGCAGCAACCGGGAAGGCCGCTTCGGGCCGGTCATCGCCGACTGGTTCCTCGACCGGGCCGCCCGGTACGACGGCATCGAGACCGAGCTCGTCGACGTCGTCACCGCCCGCCTCCCCGACGCACTCTCCTTCAGCCCGTCGCCCGAGGACGCCGCCCGGGTCGCGGCGGTCTCAACGCAACTGGCGGCGGCCGACGCGTTCGTCGTGCTCACCCCCGAGTACAACCACTCCTTCCCCGCCCCGCTGAAGAACCTCATCGACTGGCACCGCGCCGAGTGGCAGGCGAAACCCGTCGGCTTCGTCTCGTACGGCGGCAGGTCCGGCGGGTTGCGGGCCGTCGAACAGCTCCGCCAGGTCTTCGCCGAGATGCATACGGTCTCCGTCCGCGACACCGTCTCCTTCCACAACGCGGGCGCCCTCTTCGACGACGAGGGGAACCACCGGGACCCGGCGGACGTCGACGCGGCGGCCAAGGCGCTCCTGGACCAGCTGGTCTGGTGGGGCAACGCCCTGCGCGACGCGCGAAACCGGCATCCGTACAGCGCCTGA
- a CDS encoding class F sortase, with protein sequence MSQSAQKARGWLVGIAVLCGVWLVQNGSGDQLIPPQPSSAQAFAAGPQLQPGSPVAEPLHPSDPVRIRIPSIEVDAPMMRLGLGADGSLDVPPDENRNLAGWYADGVPPGAKGTAIVAGHVDNAEGPSVFYALGALTKGTRVEVVREDGRTAVFSIDAIEVYENKDFPDQRVYGDSPHASLRLITCGGGFSKETGYQGNVVAYAHLTDVR encoded by the coding sequence GTGTCCCAGAGCGCGCAGAAAGCCAGGGGCTGGCTGGTGGGCATCGCCGTGCTGTGCGGTGTCTGGCTCGTCCAGAACGGCTCCGGCGACCAGCTGATCCCGCCGCAGCCCTCCAGCGCCCAGGCCTTCGCCGCCGGGCCCCAGCTCCAGCCCGGCTCCCCGGTCGCCGAACCGCTGCACCCCTCCGACCCGGTCCGCATCCGCATCCCGAGCATCGAGGTGGACGCGCCGATGATGCGGCTGGGGCTCGGGGCCGACGGCAGCCTGGACGTCCCGCCGGACGAGAACCGCAACCTCGCGGGCTGGTACGCCGACGGCGTCCCGCCCGGCGCCAAGGGCACCGCCATCGTCGCCGGGCATGTCGACAACGCCGAGGGGCCCTCCGTCTTCTACGCGCTCGGCGCCCTCACCAAGGGCACCCGCGTCGAGGTCGTCCGCGAGGACGGGCGCACCGCCGTCTTCTCGATCGACGCCATCGAGGTGTACGAGAACAAGGACTTCCCCGACCAGCGCGTCTACGGCGACTCCCCGCACGCCTCGCTACGCCTGATCACCTGCGGCGGCGGGTTCTCCAAGGAGACCGGCTACCAGGGCAATGTGGTGGCCTACGCCCATCTCACCGATGTGCGGTGA
- a CDS encoding aminotransferase class IV — MTSAAPFPLPHVEMDGHPATEDDLRVPALFGFGHFTALQVRDRAVRGLGLHLERLDAANRELFQLPLDGGLVRELIRCALDRAGLRDASVRVQGFLPPGESRTRVMVTVREAATMAPGARSLMSVPYARAVPHIKRPGEFGQTYYGMLAARAGFDEALLTAPGGVVTEGAITNIGFWDGTSVVWPDAPALLGITMALLERGLAAGGEPSVRRTVTLDGLGAFRGAFICNSQGIASVRRIDAVEFGSGEKEMEGVMRLLETVYGGASAELL, encoded by the coding sequence ATGACGAGCGCAGCCCCCTTCCCCCTCCCCCACGTCGAGATGGACGGCCACCCCGCCACCGAGGACGACCTCCGCGTCCCCGCCCTCTTCGGGTTCGGGCACTTCACGGCCCTCCAGGTCCGGGACCGGGCGGTGCGGGGGCTCGGGCTGCACCTCGAACGGCTGGACGCGGCGAACCGGGAGCTGTTCCAACTGCCGCTGGACGGCGGCTTGGTGCGGGAGTTGATCCGGTGCGCCCTGGACCGGGCCGGGCTGCGGGATGCCTCCGTGCGGGTGCAGGGGTTCCTGCCGCCCGGGGAGAGCCGTACGCGGGTCATGGTCACCGTCCGCGAGGCCGCCACGATGGCGCCCGGGGCCCGGAGCCTGATGTCGGTGCCGTACGCCCGGGCCGTGCCGCACATCAAGCGGCCGGGCGAGTTCGGGCAGACGTACTACGGGATGCTCGCCGCGCGGGCCGGGTTCGACGAGGCCCTGCTGACCGCGCCGGGCGGGGTGGTGACCGAGGGGGCCATCACCAACATCGGCTTCTGGGACGGGACTTCGGTGGTGTGGCCGGACGCCCCCGCGCTCCTGGGCATCACCATGGCGCTGCTGGAACGCGGCCTCGCAGCGGGCGGGGAGCCGTCGGTCCGGCGGACGGTGACGCTGGACGGGCTGGGCGCGTTCCGGGGCGCGTTCATCTGCAACTCGCAGGGGATCGCGTCGGTGCGGCGGATCGATGCGGTGGAGTTCGGGAGCGGTGAGAAGGAGATGGAGGGGGTGATGAGGCTGCTGGAGACTGTTTACGGGGGTGCGTCAGCCGAACTCCTCTGA
- a CDS encoding ElyC/SanA/YdcF family protein, protein MRLPRLCALRLPRSRRGRRLAVQGLMALCVLALLPATWMRMGADTRVGTTADAPAREVAMVFGAGLWKGRPTPYLAHRLDAAAELYRTGKVKVVLVTGDNSRVEYDEPDAMRTYLTERGVPDDRIVSDYAGFDSWDSCVRAKKIFGVDRAVLVSQGFHIHRATTLCRSAGIDAYGVGVDEPRDATWYYGGARELAASGKAALDALLRPDPHFLGPQEAGVTEALASATP, encoded by the coding sequence CTGCGGCTGCCCCGGCTCTGCGCGCTCCGGCTGCCGCGCTCCCGCCGGGGCCGACGGCTCGCCGTGCAGGGCCTGATGGCTCTCTGCGTGCTGGCGCTGCTGCCCGCGACCTGGATGCGGATGGGCGCCGACACACGGGTGGGGACCACGGCGGACGCCCCGGCCCGGGAGGTCGCCATGGTGTTCGGCGCCGGGCTCTGGAAGGGCCGGCCGACCCCGTATCTCGCCCACCGCCTGGACGCGGCGGCCGAGCTGTACCGGACGGGGAAGGTGAAGGTCGTCCTGGTCACCGGCGACAACAGCCGGGTGGAGTACGACGAGCCGGACGCGATGCGCACGTATCTCACCGAGCGCGGGGTGCCCGACGACCGGATCGTCAGCGACTACGCCGGGTTCGACAGCTGGGACTCATGCGTGCGGGCCAAGAAGATATTCGGGGTCGACCGGGCGGTGCTGGTGAGCCAGGGTTTCCACATCCACCGGGCGACCACGCTGTGCCGCTCCGCGGGAATCGATGCGTACGGGGTCGGGGTCGACGAGCCCCGGGACGCGACCTGGTACTACGGCGGTGCCCGGGAGCTGGCCGCGTCGGGGAAGGCCGCCCTGGACGCCCTGCTCCGCCCCGACCCGCACTTCCTGGGGCCGCAGGAGGCGGGCGTGACGGAGGCGCTGGCGTCGGCAACGCCGTGA
- a CDS encoding winged helix-turn-helix domain-containing protein — translation MLRIHVSRLDLSRVRMATRPDALWETILSFHRLRDRRASTVFGKWRTETRARLNGEAQLLAAVVPPRGYFPDFLTPSQEGAEPFGLDVGMEALRDTPADRIRRELDLMAAGRRRQRGVRGPGGPDAGAGRITAALPAALSEGRAEPLARLISALRSYHDAAVEPYWPHIRASIEADRAVRGRALLDGGADGLLATLPPMIRWRAPVLEADYPVDRDLYLDGRGLLLQPSFFCRGTPVVYRDPSLPPVLVYPVTHPGAPEFAEPGPWLGRLVGHTRSAVLQSIGNGCTTSELARRAGVSLASASQHASVLREAGLVLTLRHGSSVLHTLTPLGGSLLRGGAPLALS, via the coding sequence GTGCTGCGTATCCATGTGTCCAGGCTGGACCTTTCGCGGGTGCGGATGGCCACGAGACCGGACGCGTTGTGGGAAACGATTCTCAGTTTTCACCGGCTGAGGGACCGGCGGGCTTCGACGGTGTTCGGGAAATGGCGGACCGAAACACGGGCTCGGTTGAATGGTGAAGCACAACTGCTGGCGGCGGTCGTCCCGCCCCGCGGCTATTTCCCGGATTTCCTGACGCCCTCGCAGGAAGGCGCCGAGCCTTTCGGACTCGACGTCGGAATGGAGGCCCTGCGCGACACCCCCGCCGACCGCATCCGCCGCGAGCTGGACCTGATGGCGGCCGGACGGCGGCGGCAGCGGGGCGTACGGGGACCCGGCGGCCCCGACGCGGGCGCAGGGCGGATCACGGCCGCTCTGCCCGCCGCGCTCTCCGAGGGCCGCGCCGAGCCGCTGGCCCGGCTCATCAGCGCCCTGCGCAGCTACCACGACGCCGCCGTGGAGCCGTACTGGCCGCACATCCGCGCCTCCATCGAGGCCGACCGGGCGGTGCGGGGCCGCGCGCTCCTGGACGGCGGGGCCGACGGGCTGCTGGCCACCCTCCCGCCGATGATCCGGTGGCGGGCACCCGTGCTGGAGGCGGACTACCCGGTCGACCGCGACCTCTATCTCGACGGGCGCGGGCTGCTGCTCCAGCCCTCGTTCTTCTGCCGGGGCACCCCCGTCGTCTACCGCGACCCGTCGCTCCCGCCCGTCCTCGTCTACCCGGTCACCCACCCCGGCGCCCCGGAGTTCGCCGAGCCCGGACCCTGGCTCGGCCGCCTCGTCGGCCACACCCGCTCCGCCGTCCTCCAGTCCATAGGCAACGGCTGCACGACCAGCGAACTGGCCCGCCGGGCCGGGGTGTCGCTCGCCTCCGCGAGCCAGCACGCCTCCGTCCTGCGCGAAGCGGGCCTGGTCCTGACCCTGCGCCACGGCAGCTCGGTGCTTCACACGCTGACCCCGCTGGGCGGCTCGCTGCTCCGGGGCGGTGCCCCGCTCGCGCTGTCCTGA
- a CDS encoding gamma-glutamylcyclotransferase family protein — MSTLDPGCPPTGELPFFVYGTLLPGEPNHDLFLRGRTSGERAAVLPRALLYDGPGYPYAIDGHGRVHGTLLTAAPGVYGELLGLLDHLEEYLGPGHPRNLYERVVREVELPGERQAEEGAPEDEPSVTRAWVYLAAAAVTRSLRTGGSVIAEGRWTTGRPPGGPGTP, encoded by the coding sequence ATGAGCACCCTGGACCCCGGCTGCCCGCCCACCGGTGAGCTGCCGTTCTTCGTGTACGGCACGCTGCTCCCCGGCGAACCCAACCACGACCTGTTCCTCCGGGGCCGTACGTCGGGGGAGCGGGCGGCCGTCCTGCCCCGGGCCCTGCTGTACGACGGGCCCGGATACCCGTACGCCATCGACGGCCACGGCCGCGTCCACGGCACCCTGCTCACCGCCGCGCCAGGGGTGTACGGCGAGCTGCTCGGGCTCCTGGACCACCTGGAGGAGTACCTCGGGCCCGGCCACCCGCGCAATCTCTACGAGCGGGTCGTCCGCGAGGTGGAGCTGCCGGGGGAGAGGCAAGCGGAGGAAGGGGCGCCGGAGGACGAGCCTTCGGTGACCCGGGCCTGGGTCTACCTCGCCGCTGCCGCCGTCACCCGGTCGCTCCGTACCGGCGGCAGCGTCATCGCCGAGGGGCGGTGGACCACCGGCCGGCCTCCCGGCGGACCGGGCACACCATGA
- a CDS encoding deoxyguanosinetriphosphate triphosphohydrolase yields the protein MDGTQGARGADQTHGTSGTPAAHSERGTGSSYGPTDTERFDTEEDKRPGRTAFQRDRARVLHSAALRRLAGKTQVVTPGTRSLVWDASPRTRLTHSLECAQVGRELGAVLGCDPDLVETACLSHDMGHPPFGHNGEQALNDFASDCGGFEGNAQSLRLLTRLEPKRFVRDPRTGELVSVGLNLTRAALDAATKYPWPRGAHPTDPHSVKFGVYADDLPVFEWARKGAPEDRTCFEAQVMDWSDDVAYSVHDFEDGLHAGHIDPNCLYAEPEREEIFAVAIGRYVPVDTDPQELSEALDRLIDQEWWPHGYDGSAVAQARLKDATSQLIGRFCTEAETATREVYGPGRLTRYGAELVVPRTVRNECAVLKAVADRYVMQRAEQETLRADQRIVIAELAAALTARAPEGLEPHFRALFDQAPDDHTRKRVLVDQIAALTDASARSLHAALTARRG from the coding sequence ATGGACGGCACACAGGGCGCACGCGGGGCAGATCAGACACACGGCACATCAGGCACACCAGCCGCACACAGTGAGCGGGGCACCGGGAGCAGCTACGGACCGACCGACACCGAGCGCTTCGACACCGAGGAGGACAAGCGCCCCGGCCGCACCGCCTTCCAGCGCGACCGGGCCCGGGTGCTGCACTCCGCCGCGCTGCGCCGGCTCGCGGGCAAGACCCAGGTGGTCACGCCCGGCACGCGTTCGCTCGTCTGGGACGCCAGCCCCCGCACCCGGCTCACCCACTCCCTGGAGTGCGCGCAGGTCGGCCGTGAGCTGGGCGCCGTCCTCGGCTGCGACCCGGACCTGGTGGAGACGGCCTGCCTCTCCCACGACATGGGCCACCCCCCGTTCGGCCACAACGGCGAACAGGCGCTCAACGACTTCGCATCCGACTGCGGCGGCTTCGAGGGCAACGCCCAGTCGCTGCGGCTGCTGACCCGCCTGGAGCCCAAGCGGTTCGTCCGCGACCCGCGCACCGGCGAGCTGGTCAGCGTCGGCCTCAATCTGACCCGGGCAGCCCTGGACGCCGCCACCAAGTACCCCTGGCCGCGCGGCGCGCACCCCACCGACCCGCACTCGGTGAAGTTCGGGGTGTACGCGGACGACCTGCCGGTCTTCGAGTGGGCGCGGAAGGGGGCACCCGAGGACCGCACCTGCTTCGAGGCCCAGGTGATGGACTGGTCCGACGACGTGGCGTACTCGGTGCACGACTTCGAGGACGGGCTGCACGCCGGGCACATCGACCCCAACTGCCTCTATGCCGAGCCGGAGCGCGAGGAGATCTTCGCCGTCGCCATCGGTCGCTACGTCCCCGTGGACACCGACCCGCAGGAGCTGTCCGAGGCGCTGGACCGGCTGATCGACCAGGAGTGGTGGCCGCACGGGTACGACGGCTCCGCCGTGGCCCAGGCCCGGCTGAAGGACGCCACCAGCCAGCTCATCGGCCGCTTCTGCACCGAGGCCGAGACCGCCACCCGCGAGGTCTACGGGCCTGGCCGCCTCACCCGGTACGGGGCGGAGCTCGTCGTTCCGCGCACGGTCCGCAACGAGTGCGCGGTGCTCAAGGCGGTCGCCGACCGTTACGTGATGCAGCGCGCCGAGCAGGAGACCCTCCGCGCCGACCAGCGCATCGTCATCGCCGAACTGGCCGCCGCCCTCACCGCCCGCGCCCCCGAGGGCCTGGAGCCGCACTTCCGGGCCCTGTTCGACCAGGCGCCCGACGACCACACCCGCAAGCGCGTCCTGGTCGACCAGATCGCGGCCCTCACCGACGCCTCCGCACGATCCCTGCACGCCGCACTCACCGCGCGCCGCGGCTGA
- a CDS encoding DUF5990 family protein, translating to MQIHIEASALPGRSCGPDSDFPGVENIHVGIQRKDRPDELLGLHPGDAPTASWTLECTAKETADGVEVSGPYIQNRLGGRFVYLSWGTVDEAGLFSMFRRAKLMFSDIEPEVLEAAARSGHLTGRLGLTDTKGQPLCARVRPPAISWSATDAG from the coding sequence ATGCAGATCCATATCGAGGCCTCAGCGCTCCCCGGCCGCAGTTGCGGGCCGGACTCCGACTTTCCCGGGGTCGAGAACATCCACGTCGGCATCCAGCGCAAGGACCGGCCCGACGAGCTGCTCGGTCTGCACCCCGGGGACGCCCCGACCGCCTCCTGGACCCTGGAGTGCACGGCGAAGGAGACGGCGGACGGGGTCGAGGTCTCGGGGCCGTACATCCAGAACCGGCTCGGCGGGCGGTTCGTCTATCTGTCCTGGGGGACCGTGGACGAGGCCGGGCTCTTCAGCATGTTCCGGCGTGCCAAGCTGATGTTCAGCGACATCGAACCCGAGGTTCTCGAAGCCGCCGCGCGCTCCGGGCATCTCACCGGGAGGCTGGGGCTGACCGACACCAAGGGGCAGCCGTTGTGCGCGCGGGTGCGTCCGCCGGCGATCTCCTGGAGTGCGACGGACGCTGGTTGA